The DNA region CCCTTTCTCGTTTTTAGCCCACCCGTCACCACCGTCCAATATGTCTTCTACACACTCCTTGGGTGTAAATTCTCCAGGCCTTGGGTCCCACGGTACCTGGAATGTCTTCTGATAGAGTTTCTCCACAAAAGGATTACTGATGGCGATAGAAAAAGATCCCGATAAGTCAGCAGTCTTTTTGGCGGGGCTTGAACTTCCGTTGTAATTACTGCCTGAGGCGCCACTGTTACCAAGAAACGTCGACGATACTGGGGAGCTGATATCGGACGACTCATCAAACACTTCGGTAATTCCGTTACGAAAGGTATTCGGCAACTGGCCAGAAGACACCGCACTGGGCAGCTGAAAGTCGTCGAAGCTGCCACGCGTGAGCTCTAGCTGTATCCCTAGGCTCAAAATGGAGTTAACTTTGGACTTTTGCAAAAGAAACCGGCTCGTTACCATATGTTGCTCCCTGTTCACATACTCTGCAATATTGACCTCAACAACACCAAGCAGCATCTTACGCGAAACTTTTTGTGTGTAAACATTGCTGTTAGACGAGGAAGCAGATGAGTTAGTGGACGAAGCATCCGAGAGCTGGCGCGAATGTTGAAACTTACCGTGTGAAGCATTAGTaggctcaagaaactcaaaatatACCTCCAATACCATCTCTTTACTGTTTaaattcttgttcttgtccgTGACCAGCTTCACTTGCACAGGCTTCTGTAAACTGTAGTTCCAATGTGCTCGATGGCTCTTAACTAACACTCGCGGAGTTGCCCCGCGGCTTTGGCTACTTGACTTGACATTGCTCTGTGGTGACCCGATTTCGGGAATAATAGTATGACTCGTTGTTCCCGTACCATCCTTAAGATGCCATTTGACAAAGCAATAACCTGAACTTTGAGGAATGTTTGTGAGTTCGTTAATCTTtaaattgaaaagaaacTTTGGGCGTCGGCTTTTACTCTTATTCGCAAACGACTTCATTGGGGCGGCTAACTTCTTTAAAGCCTGAAAGTGTGTCTGTTCTTCTCTCCCTTTTATTCGATCTTTTTGAGTTCGGTTACTGTCATTAAAATTATAGCATTATTCGTAAGAATGTAAGGCAGAGCAGGGCCACAATAAAAGTGCCAAAGTCCTGAAAAGCCTCCTAGACAAATGGCCAACTCTTTACTGTCGCTATATTCTGACAGTTGGACACTGTCAGAACGGCCAGGAAGCAATCTGATTAAGTTTGATGCTCCCGCTTCTGATTCCGGATCAAGTGTGATCCTAGACCGTTCAAATGCAGTGGAAGGCTCCATTGATAGCGTTTCACCTCAACAACTACGCAGGTTCACCGCCGACGTTGATATACAGCGAGTAGGTGACCTGTCGGTTCTCTCGATGGCCCAGCGGAGCCTCGAGACGCTACGCCGAGTCGAGGAAAGCATGCATACAGATAACGTATTTTTGACAGAAGTGATGGTGATGCATAGGCTTGCATGGGATATTGATGTTTACTCCCAGACCAAAAGTGAGTTCCCTTTGGAAAATGTACCCATTAAGTgcaacattttgaaaacgcTCTTCGAACTACTGCGGGATTACCAGGAGTCGAAGCCTGAGCTGCCTTTGGAGAATGTCGCAAAGGTGCTCCACTATCTTAATAAGCTGATCCAGGCGTCACAGCTGGAGGTGCCGGCACCGCAGTCTTTGGCGCCTCAGCCGCTTGCCAAAGTTTCCTCAGCTACTCAACCCCTGCGGAAGACACGTACAGGCGTCTCATCGCGCAGTTCGCACGTGGGTGGACACGACTCCTACAGCTCCAACATAGTCCGTGAGACCCCTGTTTACAACTCTCGCGTTAGTATGCACAGTGGCTCCGGGAAGTCCCGGATCTtcagcaagttcttcacACCCGCTAGAAGCCGCGAGTCTATGCACACCAGAAGCACGATAACAGTACAGCCTGTTAACAATATGGCGGCTACTGCGAATACCAGCTCTACCGCGACAACCAATTCGGGCTCTTTGACATCGGGCGGTTCCGACAGCGAACCGTTGGCGCCGGATCCAGTCCTGATATCTCACAAACTGCAGGATATTGAATCTATGAAAAACTATAAAGAAAGCATTGTTGCCCtggcaaaaactcttcgTTCGCTTCCACAAACCGACCAAAACACCATCATCTTTCACTTTGTGGATAAGAGTATCGTACCATTCATACTGAAAGATTGCAAATTACTTCTAATGCATTATCTCCACGAGGAAGTTATTCTAAAGCTCTGAATGCCCACACAACATATAGAATTCAGCACACTTTTAGACAAGGTTTGCCTCGAGGGGCCTAAGCCCCACTCGCAAGCGCTAGATACACCGCTCCTACCAATGATGGCTTCACGGGGAATTACGAGATCAGTTGCCGACGTAATCCGCACGTGATTATACATAATAGTATACGGTCAAACCGTAATTATCATTCTTGTTGAAATCAACTACAACTAACGGCACGCACctaaagaacttcagaCTCAATAAACACCAGCAGCCTCCCACGGAGTGTTTTCGAGGATGAATAACGGGTCCACGCGAAACAGTAAAATCCCGAAGCTGGGTCTTCTGGAGACCAGTTTCGGGAGTGAGGAATCGTTGGGGAGTATAAGCTCAGGCCCTCTCTACATCACCATCACGGAGTACTCAAAGCGGATGGAGGATGAGCTTGACATGAAGCCTGGCGACAAAATCCAGGTTATAACAGATGACGAGGAATACAACGATGGATGGTACTACGGGCGCAACCTTCGGACAAACGAAGAGGGCTTGTATCCAAAAGTGTTTACACAAGAGATTTCAAAGCCCTCGCTTGTGCGCGCAAAATCCGCGAGG from Lachancea thermotolerans CBS 6340 chromosome C complete sequence includes:
- a CDS encoding KLTH0C06160p (conserved hypothetical protein), whose translation is MANSLLSLYSDSWTLSERPGSNLIKFDAPASDSGSSVILDRSNAVEGSIDSVSPQQLRRFTADVDIQRVGDLSVLSMAQRSLETLRRVEESMHTDNVFLTEVMVMHRLAWDIDVYSQTKSEFPLENVPIKCNILKTLFELLRDYQESKPELPLENVAKVLHYLNKLIQASQLEVPAPQSLAPQPLAKVSSATQPLRKTRTGVSSRSSHVGGHDSYSSNIVRETPVYNSRVSMHSGSGKSRIFSKFFTPARSRESMHTRSTITVQPVNNMAATANTSSTATTNSGSLTSGGSDSEPLAPDPVLISHKLQDIESMKNYKESIVALAKTLRSLPQTDQNTIIFHFVDKSIVPFILKDCKLLLMHYLHEEVILKL
- a CDS encoding uncharacterized protein (similar to uniprot|P38177 Saccharomyces cerevisiae YBL086C Protein of unknown function green fluorescent protein (GFP)-fusion protein localizes to the cell periphery); this translates as MKSFANKSKSRRPKFLFNLKINELTNIPQSSGYCFVKWHLKDGTGTTSHTIIPEIGSPQSNVKSSSQSRGATPRVLVKSHRAHWNYSLQKPVQVKLVTDKNKNLNSKEMVLEVYFEFLEPTNASHGKFQHSRQLSDASSTNSSASSSNSNVYTQKVSRKMLLGVVEVNIAEYVNREQHMVTSRFLLQKSKVNSILSLGIQLELTRGSFDDFQLPSAVSSGQLPNTFRNGITEVFDESSDISSPVSSTFLGNSGASGSNYNGSSSPAKKTADLSGSFSIAISNPFVEKLYQKTFQVPWDPRPGEFTPKECVEDILDGGDGWAKNEKGINLIDIDALHLAELERDYDAQLKGVPMNMNYGEFDKRAFLERRVGYETHTSTQDRGIGGRKKLDKSSDNLCEDNLDDYDTAKPNDFKSWTIGKVLP